In Pseudophryne corroboree isolate aPseCor3 chromosome 3 unlocalized genomic scaffold, aPseCor3.hap2 SUPER_3_unloc_17, whole genome shotgun sequence, the genomic stretch cacagaaatcacaacttgttacacatcagcaaattcacacaggtgagaatctgttttcttgctctgagtgtacgaaatgttttacacggaaatcagatcttattacacatcagcgaagtcacactggtgagaagccatttccatgttctgagtgtgggaaatgttttgcacacaaatcaaatcTTACTAaacatgaaagaagtcacacagatgagaagatattttcatgctccgagtgtgggaaatgttttacacggaaatcagaacttgttagacatcagagaaatcacacaggtgggaagcaattttcttgctctgagtgtgggaaatgttgtttaagtaaatcacatcttgttacacatcagagaagtcacacaggtgtgaagccattttcttgctctgagtgtgggaaatattttacacagaaatcacaacttgttacacatcagcgaagtcacacaggtgagaagccattttcttgctctgagtgcgggaaattttttacacagaaatcacatcttgttagacatcagcaaagtcacacaggtgagaagccatttccatgttttgagtggcaaatgttttgcacggaaatcagttctctttatacatcagagaagtcacaaaggtgagaagccatttacatgttttgagtgtgggaaatgttttgcacagaaatcagttcttgttatacatcagagaagtcacaaaggtgagaagccatttccatgttttgagtgtgggaaatgttttgcacacaaatcagttctggTTAGACATaacaagtcacacaggtgtgaatccattttcttgctctgagtgcgggaaatgttttacacagaaatcacatcttgttacacatcagcgaagtcacacaggtgagaggccatttccatactctgagaaataagcttttgttgcacacaatagacttcactcaggtgagaaaccattttaatcttctggagtatacttatcattgccatgtaatGTTCCTCAAGATTCTGTCCGATCtcttatgctttttgcaatatacatgcaacAGGTCCttctgatagaagctcaccaacaaagggcagggctacagctcagctttgcaaaccaaccagacttaagCATGGGGGTTCAGAgtaacaaaatgctgatcatgggggtaattctgagttgatcgcaacaggaattctgttagcaactgggcaaaaccatgtgcactgttggggaggcagatataacatttgcagagagaattagatttgggtgggttattttatttctgtgcagggtaatactggctgctttatttttacactgcaaattagattgcagatttaactcaccacacccaaatctaactctctctgcacatgttatatctgcctcccctgcagtgcacatggttttgcccagttgcttacagaatttctgctgcgatcaactcagaattcccccccatgtgcggaatcttgggggtaaatttactaagatgggagttctatttaagatgggatgttgccaatagcaacacagccagactccagcacttatttccctcagaagatctacctacagtcatacatgtacttgtatcatcacacatagactacagcaatgtcctctaccttggtctcccagcaaaagaattgcaccgcttgtagcttgtacagaatgcagcagccaggctgttacctaaccagcccgttcctgccacataacacccattctctgctcccttcaccggctgcctgtaagatggtgactattacataatcttactgattctcccagccctacatgatccgggtccaaggtaccagaagcagcgCCCTGTTtggttccatctgcagatgaaggactttaACCAGCAGTATCATAGTTCCCCAAGCAGTGCTAAGATGTCGGGTGACACAGGGTAGGTGGTACctttgcagtagcgggggctgccagaGCAGTGTGTACATAATGGAAAGCTGctgaatcagattgtaatgtcactcaggtgctaaaagggaggggtaaatcTGTGTAGGAAAaactgttccctaatgcacaccgagtgaaaaatattactacataatagtcagataatacggagatcttagttgcgtatatctgcagatatagggttaagcccccaggctgatcgacaaggcttctccatcactgggggtccctaatactaggtatgggtcaggggtgcaggaccccacaatgttggcacaggtcggccaccccaggtcagcacacaggtgagaattaataattaataagaagcacataagagctatgtaagtggtgtgattaaaataatatatacaaagtgatagggaaaatcacaagtgttaataaagtgttagggtgtgccgacctgaagcagcccagccataccgacacaggggccaccacaccccacacccaccccataaatacttacaaatatgtctgggttaaattcccagtgtaaggccacatggtaatggctcctacagcatctgagacccAGCTTacttggggatacccctggcttcccctatggcactatggagtcagcaatccctcctaatgctgacccatctatgcctctctaaatacaatacacaaaatggaaagctgctcaatcagattgtaatgtcactcaggtgctaaaaggggaggggtaattctgtgtaggaaaaaacttccctaatgcacaccgagtgaaaaataatactacataatagtcagataatacggagatcttagttgcgtaggggtgattaaccctatatctgcagatatacgcaactaagatcgtattatctgactattatgtagtaatatttttcactcggtgtgaattagggaacacagttttttcctacacagaattacccctccccttttagcacctgagtgacattacaatctgattgagcagctttccattttgtgtagtgcagtgtgtacatAGGTAATATTGTCTCcaagcagcactgaggtgtcaggggAAACAGGGCGGATGGCTGCAGTgcggtaccaggggctgctggaggcagtgtctatgtgggtaatcatgtCCCAAAAAAGAGCTAAGGTGTCAGGGAGACagcgggtggcaggagacagggtggtggcagtagaggGGTAGACAGGGAAAGTGATAGTAGTGGGGGgatacagggcggtggcagtagtgggaggagacggcgagtggcagtagtgggggaagacagggcaggCGGCAGTAGTAGGGGGGGATACAgggcggatggcagtagtggggggggagacagggcggatggccgcagtgcagtaccaggggctgctggaggcagtaaagaggtgtatgggtcccgcacagaatcagttgataattagacttaatgattattatgcttccttatttctaattaatcccttgtatgtgttactgttatttgctgtgtcagcctttatgtgtgttctgtgtaataatcctgaaagtagtgctgctaccgatctcgtatcatttgtagtaacttggaaaagatgagatatgaggtgcactctggaagcttatagggggttaatcagagatgaacgcagatgtgacatcatgcagccccctggaaaatggtcctggcccgcccGTGTTTACCCGTCAGGGATTTGACCGCAATGTGCGCATGTAtatattgccaccaccagcaaactgttgCGAGACGCTATTGcgtctgggtctgaatgacccccataggctgttgtgcagagtaaagtatttttgaagtttaaaatatagagaaaaatctgtgtattaaagatatgaaataaagttgtttaaaaacaaaagatttccgttgagtctttttatgtgtctgtgtattatgttATTTCCAGAAAAttgtcactatggtgacagaaacaatttcctgttaatgtgtcacttgtatttttaatttttgtgtccacataatatcagtgttgctgtgtataaataccccgtctggtgtgtaaaggtgggtacacacgctgccattgtgactgtgcgatttcccttgaactggccggagcccagaaccaccaatagtgactatgtacttgtgattgtggctatgtCTGATTGTGTGCTCATGTGAATAGTGGGGTGTATATAgatatcttatttttttttaaataaatgatgtctgttcaaaggttcagtttttgtattttttacttgtaggtgaattagggttgtattgtcgaagtcaaaaatattacatacacaccacatgcaaacaccaaaccGAGTGGCCTCTGCGTGTGCGTAGTCACCATGCGTGCACATccacgcacgctacgtacactggttcacgtattgacacgtggtatgagtatatacggtagcatacgcaatcgcacagaaaagccacaaagacatattcaatattctatttatatagtgcatcatttacacatagtctccacacacatttccagcaagttacatatactcaaaggatagaataacagagtcattcaggatgtgaggggatggagtaaggttaggacttagtgtttggtatacagaagtgcaatatcttgagacctatattctggttgctatttgcagtatatagcatgtttctgcacatatataaggatagaacagcagagttattcagggttacaggatgtgaggggatggagtaaggttaggacttagtgtttggaatacagaagtgcaatatcttgagacctatattctggttgctatgtgcagtttatagcatgtttctgcacatatataaggatagaacagcagagttattcagggttacaggatgtgaggggaaggagtaaggttaggacttagtgtttggaatacagaagtgcaatatcttgagacctatattctggttgctatgtgcagtttatagcatgtttctgcacatatataaggatagaacagcagagttattcagggttacaggatgtgaggggatggagtaaggttaggacttagtgtttggtatacagaagtgcaatatcttgagacctatattctggttgctatttgcagtatatagcatgtttctgcacatatataaggatagaacagcagagttattcagggttacaggatgtgaggggatggagtaaggttaggacttaggggtatatttactaacattcataattttcggaaaaaggtcaaagttcaatcacgaatgacatcgaaagtgtaaaattgcaactttttgaatttattacgactaatttactaagctgtcgtattctgcattttcgttttttccgatgtcgatgtcattcgtgtttttttaccgttttttacggcagtgattagcaaaacactgccgactttatcacaatgaatcacggccggatctgtgtgatccgtgctggggttcattttattttctttttttttcaaataagcactgtaaaaaaaaaaaatggcgtggggtcccccttcctaagcataaccagccttgggctctttgagacaatcctggttgcagaaatatggggggaaaagtgacaggggttctcccatatttaagcaaccagcatcgggctctgcgcctggtcctggttccaaaaatacgggggacaaaaagcgtaggggtcccccgtatttttaaaaccagcaccgggctccactagctggacagataatgccacagccgggggtcacttttatacagtgccctgcggccgtggcatcaaatttccaactagtcacccctggccggggtatcctggggaagtggggaccccttcaatcaaggggtccccccccagccacccaagggccaggggtgaagcccgaggctgtcccccccatccaatggactgcggatggggggctgatagcctttttgtaaaagtgtaagatattgtttttagtagcagtactacaaggcccagcaagcctcccctgcatgctggtactttgagaaccacaagtaccagcatgcggcggaaaaaacgggcccgctggtacctgtagtactattactaaaaaaatacccaaaaaaagacaatacacacacaccttgacagtaacgttttattacatccatccacacaaacatacatacatacttacctatgtccccacgcaggtcggtcctcttgtccagtagaatccatggtgtacctgttgaataaattatactcaccagatccagggtaccaggctcctcggataatccatttgtattcCACGTACttgatcaaaataaaaaaacggacacccgatcctcgcactgaaaggggccccatgtttacacatgggacccctttccccgactgccagaaacccactctgacttatgtcatagtgggtttcttcagccagtcagggagcgccacgttgtggcaccctcctgatcggctgtgtgctcctgtactgactgacaggcggcacacggcagtgttacaatgtagcgcctatgcgctccattgtaaccaatggtgggaactttctgctcagcggttaaaTAACACAGGACAGCATGTATTCCACCGCATAGGGACAAGAGAAATCATTGAGGCAGTCAAGATCAGCTTGCAGCATACACCATACAAGTGCCTACAGACCAAGCCATTGTATATACTGACAGTGAGACTAGAGCACTGAATACTATGCACACAATGAAATTACCGGGTAGGGCAGAAGTGAAAGGTGAAGGCAATACCGTTGTAAGCCCGGCTGTGCCAGCTTCCTCAGTTGAGGTCAGTTACCCACTATCAAAAACTTATCTAAGTATAAAAGCTGGATTCCCAGACCTGAGGAAAGATTCAAATTCCACTTGTAGGTACCTCTCACAGGAGTATTATGTACATAATTTACTTGCAGGGATCTAGAACAGATATTATATACTTGTTTACCTGAGGATTTAGCAGAATCCCTCACAACCAGTAttaatctctctgcaaatgattaTGGTGACCCAACTAAAGGAAAGATAGATGCACTTAATGCTAACCTGCGTGACCTATGCCCACCAGTCCCCAAATGGGATGATTTATTCACAATCAAACAGGCAAACACTGAAACAGTGGATGAATATTTTGGTAGATTTAAGTTAGTGGTACCCACATTTACTGCTGGAGAAATGATAGTTAAACCAAATGAGGCTAGTTCCATGTTTTGTGTAAGGTCTAAAGCCTGCAGTAATGTACTAAACTAGCATGGAGAGACGCCCCAATAAACACTGTAGGGGGGGTGAAGCAAGAGCTCGTGACCTTAATATTGTCAAACCCACTCCTGTTCTTGTTGTAGATCAGATTGCTCCTACACAACCCCAGCAACAGACACATATAACAAATCCCCAGGGAGTCCAAAACAGTCAGGGACCACCTGTGCAAAACCTTTGGGACCCCAGACAGCCAAGGCATAGCCAGCAAAAGAGAAATTCATGGCAGGGACAAGGAGGTAAGTACACCACAAATAGAAACACAGGGCCAATATACCAAGATCCTAGACATCCAGACCCAATGGCATGCTTCATACGTGGTAAGTATGGCCATAGAGCTAGATATTGCAGAAGTCAAGTATCTTCTCAGAACAGGATGTACCCACATGGAAATGCGGGAACACCCAGCGGCCCTACACAACACCCCTACCACCAACATTATAATCAAGGACCCCAGATGGGCACTCATGCCCCACACAACGGCCCCCACAATCAGTTGTCACGCTGGCAGCAGCAATCATACTGATGTTTAATCCATCCAGTGTCTTCATTATGCAGCGTGCAATGCCAACACATTGAGGAACCCTCGGTTCCTGTGCATGGAAATAATGAACCTGTTTCTTTTTTACTAGACACTGGAGCGGCTAAGTCACTACTTACCACTGCACTACCTTCACAGACGTTTTCAGGGCACACGGTCCCAGCGGTCGGAGTCTCAGGACAATTACAGCACTTACCAATACTAGCTGATAGTAATATACAGATAGGACCATTGAATGATACACACGCTTTCTTACTAGCATCCAATGCACCAGCAAACTTGCTTAGCCGTGACCTACTATGTAAACTCAAAGGCACCATTTACTGCACAGCGGATGGTATTTACTTAGACATTCCCAAATCACTAGAAAGCAATGCACAAGTGCTGGTAGACACACCAGTCCCACTCCTGTCATTGCACCTTGAGCAAACCAACCCCCATATGTGTGAAGACATACTGCAAGCAGTTCCCAGCTGCTTATGGGCACAGTATAAGGATGAGGTAGGCTTACTTCAAGATGTGGACCCTATTATGGTAAAGCTGCAGCCAGGAAAGTCCCCACCATGCATCACGCAGTACCCGCTGAAACCGGGAGTGGAGGAAGTGGCATAACCATCCATCCGCTCACTTCTGCACCAGGGGGTCTTGCGCAAATGCGTCAGTGTTGCAAATTCTCCGATCTTTCCAGTTCAAAAACCGGGCCCTGTGCTAACTTACCGTATTGTGCAGGACTTGTGTGTGCTTAATGCAGTCATACAAGCTTGCCACCCTGTGGTGCCCAACCCCGCTACGATCCTTACGCAGGTCCCGTCGGATGCGTTGTTGTTCACAGTTATTGACCTATACTCAGCTTTTTTCTCCATTCCATTACATCCAGACTGTCAGTACCTGTTTGCGTTTACATTTAAGGGTCAACAGCATACCTGGACTCGTATGCCCCAGGGGCAACGGAATGCTCCTACTTATTTTAGCCAAGCGCTCCATGATATATTGCAGAATTGGTCCCCAACACATAACTCAGTGCTTATTCAATATCTTGATGATTTGTTATTGTGTTCACAGACAGAGGAGGAATCGTGGGAAGACTCAGTGTCCCTGTTGACTTTCCTCGCCTTAGTTGGGTTGAAGGCCAACAAAGCCAAACTACAGCTGTCCCAGCAGAAAGTGCAGTACCTAGGTCACTGCCTCTCCCAAGGACAGCGTCACCTCTTACCATCACGCATCCAGGCCATACAGAATATGTCTCTGCCAGTCACCCAAAAGCAAATACGCACCTTTCTAGGGATGACCTCTTTCTGTAGACATTGGATACCAGGATATGCTGCTATAGCACTACCTCTCCAGGAACTGGTAGCCATAAAAAAGCCTGATCAGGTCATACATGATGACACCACACTACTAGCGTTTCATCAGTAGAAGGAAGCCCTCACTGCCACCCCAGCCCTAGGCTTCCCATGTTACACTAAACCATTTTTCCTCTTTTGTACAGAGCTCGACGGCTGTGCTGCTGGAGTACTAACTCAGAAAAATGGGGACTGGCACTGCCCAGTGGGATATTACAGCACACAGCTGGATACAGTAGCTAGGGGGCTGCCGCAATGCTTGTgcacggtggctgcagcagctacaCTTGTTGACAAGACAGCAGACATAGTTCTAGCACACACTCTACCTGAATGTCCCGCACGCAGTTGCTGCTTTACTAAACGGTTCCACCACAAAGCACATCACAGCTTCCAGGATAACCAAATGGGAACTTGTGCTTCTTAAGCCTCCTAACATAATATTGCAGCGCTGCACAACTTTGAATCCAGCAACTTTCCTCCCAGGTGtgactggacagtcacaaagtggggagAAGGTAGATGATCATGATTGTGAAAAGGTGACCCAGACTTTATGCACTTCAAGACCAGACATTAGAGACactcagatagacctaaatctgtatgttgatggtagctgcctCCGCCAAAATTTAATGGGCATTCTGACATCTGGATACACCATAGTGGACGATACACGTCATTGAAGCACTCCCGCTTCCACCACCACACTCTGCTCAAAAATCAGAACTCATAGCATTGGGGAGGGCATGTTACTTGGCGCGAATCAGAATTGTTAACATTTATACTGACTCACAATATGCATTTgcctttctgcacaatttttccgcTATTTAGAAACGTAGCCATTTTTTTACATCAAATGTAACACCGATCTCTCACGCAGAGATAGCTAAGTACCTCATGGAAGTGGTATTGCTACCAAAAGAGGTAGCAGTCATCAGATGTCAAGCTCACACAAGCCACTCAGACCCGGTGTAGTAAGGAAATACCTATGCTGATGAAACAGTGAAAGCAGCAGACTCAGTGGCAATAAACAATCATGGCTCCGTGCCAGAGATACGGAGTCTCATCTCGTTACAAATATTCTCACCTGTAACACTGGAAAATTAATGCATTTGTACCAATCTTGTTCAAAGCAGGAAATATCCTCGTGGAAGCTCAAAGGGTGTAATCCAGACTCCGCTGGTATCTGGAGGGACACAACAGGAAGACCGGTAGCACCAAAAGCCATTCTACCAAGCCTGGCTGAGGCAGCCCACGGGCTCACTCATCTGGGAAAGGGAGGTATGGTAAAGACCCTCAGGGCCTACTGGTCTGCCCCTGGTTTCTCATCCTATGCAGGTAAGAAAGCTCAATCATGCCTTATCTGTCTAAGAAAGAACCCAGGTAAGACTGTCCCAGCACCAATTGCCCATATCCCAAATACCTGAGgacctttccaggcaatacagatagacttcatccaattaccaccctgtagaaatgtcaaatatgtacttgtttgtgttgACGTCTTCAGTGGTTGGCCTGAGGC encodes the following:
- the LOC134983522 gene encoding oocyte zinc finger protein XlCOF6.1-like — protein: MLSPDCDIKDNDSRQDSPGDNPITPIIHPALSADPPDPGKCSPDHSDIGASVTALTVDTVFPCSIDAKCFTQNTKRINPQTGKASERPLICSECGKCFTYKSHLVIHQRSHTGERPLTCSECGKCFARKSHLVMHQRSHTGEKPFPCSECGKCFTRKSELVKHQRSHTGEKPFPCSECGKCFAHKSDLVRHQRRHTGVKPFSCSECGKCFTQKSQLVTHQQIHTGENLFSCSECTKCFTRKSDLITHQRSHTGEKPFPCSECGKCFAHKSNLTKHERSHTDEKIFSCSECGKCFTRKSELVRHQRNHTGGKQFSCSECGKCCLSKSHLVTHQRSHTGVKPFSCSECGKYFTQKSQLVTHQRSHTGEKPFSCSECGKFFTQKSHLVRHQQSHTGEKPFPCFEWQMFCTEISSLYTSEKSQR